The nucleotide window GAAACTACCTTACACTTGCTTTCATTCCAAACCTCAACAAACGTAACATAAACCCGATGGTTATTTCATTTCATAGGATGTAGAATCAATAATACGAACTTACAGTACAACTGCTTTTAATGAACCaaatttttttaacaaaatcctGGGATACGCAACTATCTTTAGGAGGAGCTAGTATAAAAACTATCAACATCAGTGGTTTGAATATAAAAAATTTATTTAAAGTCAGAGTATGCAACAAATAAAACCTACAGAAAACAGATTTCCCCATCACAATCTGATGCTTACCAAATAATGGGAAAACACATTCCTTCAGTCAATATAAAGTTTTCAATACAAAAGAAATTTAAGTTTTGTAAGAAAGCCTAGCAGACCAAGTATGGTTTCCTTCCAACACGCTTTGGAGACACAATGATACTCTTCAATACATTCCACGCCAGCCACCTCCTCCCATGTTGCCTTGCCCGTAATATCCACCACTATTTCCGCTGCCACGACCTACAAAATAACCGCAACACTTTTATTCCTGTGGTTAATATTGTTTAAACTTTATACCCATCCATATAATTGACATGAAGTCTTATCGCCCTTATTTATGCCTTTTGAGCATGGAAGCTCCACGGCATGCTTAGGCTCCTCATGCAACACAAAGTGCTGGTGGGGATTAAAACCAACGCCTTAATattaaacaaaacaacacaaaacaccaCCTTACCATAGCCACCCAATCCATCAGGAGTCCCATATCCTCCACTGTAACTGCTGCCCATTCCCATTCTTCCAACGGAACCATAACCACCTTGCTCTGGAAAAGAGCAGTCACCATTAGCCTCTAGAAATCCTGTGCAGATTTAATCTGaattaaaaatctgaaattaaGCCTACCCATGCCATCTCTGCCATAGCCTCCCATTCCAGAACCACCTCCAGCAGTTGAATTCAGGAACAGCTCAATGTATCGATGctctttaaaagaataaaaagcttACTCCCAATCATGCGAGTATTACAGTCATCCATGCAAGATCAAGGGAAAATGTGCAAAAGTTCAGATGTATCTACTGCAACTTACGCATATGGTTTTTATCTTTAGACATGGCAGCCACTGCATCTTCATGTGTCACAAATTCCACATCAGCCTCTCCAGTTGCTCTTCCATCTGCTCCAATGTCAATATGAACCCTTATAGGAGTCAGTGGtgagaaaaactaaaagaaagcAGTAAGTTAAAATTCCACAAATTTAATCCATAATTCTGAAGACTGTCATGTCCAATTTACACATAGTTGTGTACAACAAATCACACTTCTATCATGCACATGCATTTTACAATTCAGTACTTCTGATTTTGCTGATGTTATTAGTGACTATCATGAAGTCcagtggagttgggtggctaatcaAACGAACGAACAAAATAGACTGGCTAGGAAAGTATTTACTAGGGTGCACCCAAGCTTACCAGTTTTTCTAATTTGCACAGCCACTGCAacagcatatttatatttattattttagtctggtagatgctgatttggtaattttaggtgttgaggttttaacagagtattttactgtaaaccgcccagagtccccctccttgggggggagatgggcggtaatagaaatttgaataataaataaataaaataagcaattacTTCTTGATTGCTTTTTCTgcacataaaaatgtaaaaaatgtgcTACTGCCTTAGGTAGTATATCCCTGGAGTGACGTTGAAATATCAGAGTAACTGAGCTGATACAGATTAAGTATTTGGAGCACAAATTCCTATGACTTAAGCCACTGTTTTGATTTCTGCTTTGCTTTCCCTTCTATTAACATTGCAGGCCCACGTAGCTCAGTTCTACTTCTGATGACATCTGGTTAATCTGATACCAATAACATTTACACTGCAGTTACTTTCAAatcaaagtgttttttcttttcagcaacttGTATCCTGTCAGTATATTGGAGGCTACAATTGGCAGATCCCCTCCCATCCATTTCACTGATTTACCTACCTACTTTATACTATTGCTACTATTCATCATTCCCACTAAGCCACTAAATACCTAGTTATGGCCACCCCCCTTATAAACATCTCTTCATTTGAAGATTTCCAGCTCCATCAtcaagaaaaacaatacaaatacatCAGCACAGAAGAATCATTCAACACAGAGATCTCTAATAGCTCCATTTGTATAGTTTCTATATTAAATCTGACTGAAGATACCAGCATCAGGTTTTCAACTGAATAGATACAGATCGCATGGCTGTCTAAAAGGAATTGGACGATACTGATAGCAACTATAATCAGTTCTTGTATTTGCTATTAGAAATTCTCTAATTTTGACTACAATATTAGTAATTTATATGCACACcattttttattgtaataatagctttttaaaattttgattatcAGATTTACTAATCTCTCtgaatacaggtactccttgcttaatgaccactcgtttagCAACATTTCAGACTTAAGGAAGGTGCTAAAACCTGATTAGttcttgcacttacgaccagtgCAGTGTCCCCGccgtcatgtgattgcaatttggtgCTTGGCAagcagctcacatttatgaccgtcgcagtgtcctgcagtcacgtgattgccatttttggccTTTCCAGTCTGCCTCCggtaagcaaaatcaacggggaacgccttaatgaccatgtgattcgcttaacaactgaggtgatttgcttaacggccaccgcaaaaatggttgtaaaatcgggttggatttaacgaccgcatcgcttagtgaccaaaattccagtcccaattgtaattgttaagcgaggactacctgtactttgtcAGAGAAGAATAGTaggggtataaatcaaataaatactggggtttctttttcttctgtattcgtttttttaaaatttctgcttAATTAAATAGTCTCCCCACCCTAAAGGGGATTCTAACACAAAATGCACAGCTCAATTATTTTCAAATACCACCAGTCTTTCAAGTACTAAAAATAACATACACATTTAATAACtttaatttatgtgctttttaaattcTCATCCcaagatagcaaaaaaaaaaaaaggtactctGGAACTTCTTAGTACTTTAAAACAGTTTCATCAGTTTAATGTGAAACTTTTTATCTGGGAAAAAATACCTAACATACTTGTTCCAGCTAGAAATATTCTCTACAATACTCACATTAGCAATATCATTTTCAGTTGCTCGAAAGGGCAAACCTCTCATGTGAACAAAATGACCACCATGGAAGCCTGAACTTGCATCTCCTGCTCCACCATAGCCATGGCCTCCCATTCCTAAAACAAAACATGTCCATGAAGACATAATTGACTCTAGACTGAGGATATGCACTGCCTCGTCTAAAAAACTAAAATACAATTGCAACATCATAAGTGTACCAATCAGTTCCTGCATTAACAATTTCATCTAGCAGCACTGAGACAGCACATACCATTTCTTGCACTCAACTGATTATAAACAGGACACTGAAAACTTCAAAGCAATCTCTAGCTGAGTTTGCTACAGGGGGGCAGCTGAAGAACATGgtaacatttttcttcttacCTCTCCCATCTCTCATTCTGTCATCATAGCCATCATTTCCATAGGCATAATTGTTATAGCCACCATACTCATCAAAGCCACCATATCCTGTGAGATTTAAGAGGGGGACAGACTGTGAAGAGTCTTTAAACATAAAAAGGATGTTAACTTTGTGCACAGAATCAAATTGACTTGATATGAAATACAAACATTTCTATATATACATTTGAACAGGCTCAAAGACATGCAAACCAAGTTTCATATTTAAAATCTCATTTCTGATGCCTCTCCATACTTTTTCAATCTCTAGTCATATGgttg belongs to Candoia aspera isolate rCanAsp1 chromosome 6, rCanAsp1.hap2, whole genome shotgun sequence and includes:
- the HNRNPH3 gene encoding heterogeneous nuclear ribonucleoprotein H3 isoform X1, which gives rise to MDWAGKHNGPNDSSSDGTVRLRGLPFGCSKEEIVQFFQGLEIVPNGITLTLDYQGRSTGEAFVQFASKEIAEKALGKHKERIGHRYIEIFKSSRSEIRGFYDPPRRMMGQRPGPYDRPMGGRGGYYGAGRGSMYDRMRRGGGGYDGGYGGFDEYGGYNNYAYGNDGYDDRMRDGRGMGGHGYGGAGDASSGFHGGHFVHMRGLPFRATENDIANFFSPLTPIRVHIDIGADGRATGEADVEFVTHEDAVAAMSKDKNHMQHRYIELFLNSTAGGGSGMGGYGRDGMEQGGYGSVGRMGMGSSYSGGYGTPDGLGGYGRGSGNSGGYYGQGNMGGGGWRGMY
- the HNRNPH3 gene encoding heterogeneous nuclear ribonucleoprotein H3 isoform X3, which produces MMGQRPGPYDRPMGGRGGYYGAGRGSMYDRMRRGGGGYDGGYGGFDEYGGYNNYAYGNDGYDDRMRDGRGMGGHGYGGAGDASSGFHGGHFVHMRGLPFRATENDIANFFSPLTPIRVHIDIGADGRATGEADVEFVTHEDAVAAMSKDKNHMQHRYIELFLNSTAGGGSGMGGYGRDGMEQGGYGSVGRMGMGSSYSGGYGTPDGLGGYGRGSGNSGGYYGQGNMGGGGWRGMY
- the HNRNPH3 gene encoding heterogeneous nuclear ribonucleoprotein H3 isoform X2, translated to MDWAGKHNGPNDSSSDGTVRLRGLPFGCSKEEIVQFFQGLEIVPNGITLTLDYQGRSTGEAFVQFASKEIAEKALGKHKERIGHRYIEIFKSSRSEIRGFYDPPRRMMGQRPGPYDRPMGGRGGYYGAGRGRYGGFDEYGGYNNYAYGNDGYDDRMRDGRGMGGHGYGGAGDASSGFHGGHFVHMRGLPFRATENDIANFFSPLTPIRVHIDIGADGRATGEADVEFVTHEDAVAAMSKDKNHMQHRYIELFLNSTAGGGSGMGGYGRDGMEQGGYGSVGRMGMGSSYSGGYGTPDGLGGYGRGSGNSGGYYGQGNMGGGGWRGMY